AAGTTGAATAGGGTCTAAATGTCTTCCACAGACTTCACAATGGTCTCCTCTCGCTCCTTCTCCTTTACAATGAGGACATATTCCTTCTACATATCTATCTGGTAAAAATCGTTTGCAGTTATTACAGTATGGCTGTTGAATTACTTTTTCATAGATATAACCCTTTTGATAAAGTTTTAAAAAGAAATTCTGGGCAATTTCGTAGTGAACTTTATCAGTTGTTCTTGAGAAGTAATCAAAAGAAATATTACATGAATCTAAGTCATGTTTAATCATTTTATGATATTTATCGGCGATTTCTTTGGGAGATTTTCCTATTTCTTCTGCTCTAACTGCAATTGGAGTTCCATGTTCGTCTGTTGCACAAACAAAAAGAACATCAACATCTTTCATCCTATTATAGCGAGCATAGATATCTGCAGGGATGTAGGTCGATCTTAGATGTCCTAAATGACAGGGTCCGTTTGCATAGGGCAGTGCACAGGTAATAAATACTTTACTCAAGTCAATTCCTCCTTACTAAAAGATGAATTACAAAGTCATTAATGGACTTGAAATTCAGTGATTTAAGTTATAATAAGATTTAAATAGCTTCAAAAAGCATGAAATAGTTTTTCAAGCTGTATATACAATTTCTAAATTTAAATATATATTATTTTTCTTTTTTTATATAAATTTAAAATAGACTGCTTTTCTATTTTCTAATTAAGTTAAACTGTTTAAAATACTTAATTGCAATGAATTATTTTTAGATATTCTCAAGTTAAAAAAATAATTTTTTTAAATTTCCATTGCTTGATGATTGCTATGCATTAACTATTTATGAGTCGATCAAAAAAGCATAATTTATATGATACCCATGTCCTTTATAAATCCTTTATCTGATGAAGGAAAACAAATAGTCCGTAAAGATGGTGGAGATTTAAACAGGATATTTGACGAAAATGACATGCTCATAGAAACCGTTAGTTCTATTAAATCTCAAGACATATCAGACGATGCATATATTCCTCGAAATTATGTTGATCTTGTTATTAAAAGGATTGAATGGTATGTTGAGAAAAAAAGTGATTTAAAATACAATTTTAAAAAATTTGCTTTTTTATTTGATGCTAAAATTACAAAATTCGATGTAATTTCTTTTTATATATTATGTCAGGCAGTTGGAGTAAAATTTGGCCCTAATTCCAGAGAAAGCAGAGCCATAGTTGAGTTACAAGGACAATTAATTGAAAACAGGCTTGAAGAATTAATTACAAGTGAAAGAACAGAAATTACAGAGCAGATAATGAACAATCTTATTCTTCAAGACAAAATCAAGTGGACACAGCTTGCTGATCTTATTAGCTCCAAAAAAATAAGTATGCAAGACCTGGTTTTAAAGGATGGAAATGTTATATTGGACTTTGAAGATTATTTAGAAGAATTTAAAGACGAAGTTATGCACAGGCAGCCTGAAAAAATGTATAACCTTCTAATTGGAAACCGGGTTAAAGAACTTATTATCATTAAAATGATTATGCAAAACACTGAAAATTATATAAAAAGTGTGCATGAACAGATGAGTACTGTTGAACCAAATCCTACATTGTTAAAAATTGCGGGTGAGATTTCTGAAGTTTTATCCAAAGAAATACGTTATTATGGTAGCGGTTCAGGAGATGGAGATGTTAAAGCTTCCCCCTTAAATGTTGATCTGTTACCTCCTTGCATCAAACATGCTTTAGACGGTATTAAGTCAGGTGGAAGGAATGAAGTAATTGTTTTGTTTTTAACACCATTTTTATCATACGCTCGATTGTATCCATCAGTTTTCAGGAGCAATACTTCATTAAAAGTTTCTGATGTTGATGCAGATCTTAAAATTACTAAAAATGAGATTTTACCCATGATTCATGACGCTGCAGATAGATGCAGCCCTCCTCTCTTTGATGATCAACCTCAAGAAAAGGTTAATATTAATGCAAAACTTGGTTTTGGAATGCATAGTGAATTAAAACTTCAACATGAAGGAGAAACCACATGGTACACCCCTATGAGCTGTGAAAAA
This portion of the Methanobacterium sp. genome encodes:
- a CDS encoding DNA primase; this encodes MIPMSFINPLSDEGKQIVRKDGGDLNRIFDENDMLIETVSSIKSQDISDDAYIPRNYVDLVIKRIEWYVEKKSDLKYNFKKFAFLFDAKITKFDVISFYILCQAVGVKFGPNSRESRAIVELQGQLIENRLEELITSERTEITEQIMNNLILQDKIKWTQLADLISSKKISMQDLVLKDGNVILDFEDYLEEFKDEVMHRQPEKMYNLLIGNRVKELIIIKMIMQNTENYIKSVHEQMSTVEPNPTLLKIAGEISEVLSKEIRYYGSGSGDGDVKASPLNVDLLPPCIKHALDGIKSGGRNEVIVLFLTPFLSYARLYPSVFRSNTSLKVSDVDADLKITKNEILPMIHDAADRCSPPLFDDQPQEKVNINAKLGFGMHSELKLQHEGETTWYTPMSCEKVKLNMPGLCKPDETCKGITNPLSYYNRNMRTK